In Rhizobium sp. WSM4643, the following are encoded in one genomic region:
- a CDS encoding L,D-transpeptidase family protein produces MRNKLVVLAIVVASSFAYTKLMARVGSGSPPPDAPLEQRADLIRVYKSERRMVLLRGDAPISTYRISLGTAADAGPKQREGDEKTPEGRYEIDWRNPKSMDYLSLHISYPNTDDRRNAEAGGFPAGGDIMIHGLPNGWGLFGNVHHLWDWTDGCVAVTNAEMRDIWARVPTHTPIEIVP; encoded by the coding sequence TTGAGAAACAAGCTTGTCGTTTTGGCCATCGTGGTCGCCAGCTCTTTCGCTTATACGAAATTGATGGCCAGGGTCGGCTCAGGCTCGCCGCCTCCAGATGCGCCATTGGAACAACGGGCCGACCTCATTCGCGTTTATAAATCCGAACGTCGCATGGTCCTTCTCAGAGGCGATGCTCCCATCTCTACATACCGGATTTCTCTCGGCACGGCTGCCGATGCGGGGCCCAAGCAACGAGAAGGTGACGAGAAAACACCTGAAGGGCGTTATGAAATAGACTGGCGAAATCCAAAGTCGATGGACTATCTGAGCCTGCACATTTCCTATCCAAACACGGATGATCGGCGCAACGCTGAAGCCGGAGGCTTTCCAGCCGGGGGCGATATCATGATCCACGGGCTTCCCAATGGCTGGGGCCTATTCGGAAACGTCCATCACCTTTGGGATTGGACGGATGGGTGTGTTGCCGTAACCAACGCGGAGATGCGCGATATCTGGGCCCGCGTCCCCACCCATACCCCGATAGAGATCGTGCCCTGA